A portion of the Betta splendens chromosome 2, fBetSpl5.4, whole genome shotgun sequence genome contains these proteins:
- the gucy1b2 gene encoding guanylate cyclase soluble subunit beta-2, whose protein sequence is MEARRGGKLTLYRRAQYGFINSCLRSLVMERFGPETWDQLSSRAGVQDSFMTYTVYDDALTLRLVQEACSLLDVPADVLLKLFGAHFFDFCKQAGYDAMLRTLGGSLAEFIGNLDALHSYLALSYQEMNAPSFRVEAAHGGNMLLHYYSDRKGLHHIVPGIIEAVASEFFGTGVSLVVLNREEEDERTGKKEHVVFLVRQIEQVGEAGDRDRNQDRDQDRDQDRDQNQDRDQDRDQNQDRDRDQDRDQDRDQNQERDQCSQVGPSSFSPRYADQLWVEQRTFCQAFPFHIVFDENLKVRQAGVNIQRFVPGLRGREAKLSQFFTIIHPQVTFTIDSMRKFINSQFVLKSFRETPPTLKLRGQMLWMGSLGCMLYLCSPKLRSLQELRDAGLHLADLAQHDATRDLVLLNQQRLAEMELSNQLERKKEELKILSRHLEAEKEKTEALLYAMLPRHVANQLKDGRSVRAGDFDVCTVLFSDVVAFTSICAACEPIDIVRMLNLMYSKFDRLTSVHDIYKVETIGDAYMVVGGVPVPTDSHAHRVANFALGMRIAAKEVPNPVTGQPIQIRVGLHTGPVLAGVVGEKMPRYCLFGDTVNTASRMESHSVPDHIHLSGSTYRELKDAGFHMQERGEIEVKGKGLMTTYFLLGNLLVSEDGIMGKEAAETRLYGDGLRRQSSKEAVRPEPGHRDALSDKGAAPDPGCLDRTAPPHESSTSGRIGPSNEPRSSLCVLL, encoded by the exons ATGGAGGCGAGAAGGGGTGGGAAACTGACTCTCTACAGACGTGCACAA taCGGCTTCATCAACAGCTGCCTTCGGTCCCTGGTGATGGAGAGGTTTGGTCCAGAGACCTGGGACCAACTGAg CTCCCGTGCGGGCGTCCAGGACTCGTTCATGACGTACACGGTGTACGACGACGCGCTGACGCTGCGCCTGGTGCAGGAGGCCTGTTCGCTGCTGG ACGTGCCAGCTGACGTCTTGCTGAAGCTCTTCGGGGCCCACTTCTTCGACTTCTGCAAGCAGGCGGGCTACGACGCCATGCTGCGGACGCTGGGAGGAAGCCTGGCGGAGTTCATTGGGAATCTGGACGCCCTCCACAGCTACCTGGCCCTGTCCTATCAG gaAATGAACGCACCATCTTTCCGCGTGGAGGCGGCGCACGGTGGGAACATGCTGCTGCACTACTACTCTGACAGGAAGGGCCTGCACCACATCGTCCCCG GGATCATCGAAGCCGTGGCCAGCGAGTTCTTTGGCACCGGGGTGTCGCTGGTGGTTCTGAAccgagaggaggaagacgagcgaACGGGGAAGAAGGAGCACGTTGTGTTTctggtcagacagattgaacaGGTGGGTGAGGCAGGCGACCGGGACCGGAaccaggaccgggaccaggaccgggaccaggaccgggaccagaaccaggaccgggaccaggaccgggaccagaaccaggaccgggaccgggaccaggaccgggaccaggaccgggaccagaaccaggagcgGGACCAGTGCAGCCAAGTGGgccccagcagcttcagtccACGTTACGCAGACCAGCTGTGGGTGGAACAGAGGACCTTCTGTCAGGCCTTTCCCTTCCACATCGTCTTTGACGAAAAC CTGAAGGTGAGACAGGCAGGAGTGAACATCCAGAGGTTCGTTCCGGGTCTCCGGGGCCGAGAGGCCAAACTGAGCCAGTTCTTCACCATCATCCACCCACAG GTGACTTTCACCATTGACAGCATGAGGAAGTTCATCAACAGCCAGTTCGTCCTAAAGAGCTTCAGGGAGACGCCGCCGACGCTGAagctcagag GCCAGATGCTGTGGATGGGTTCTCTGGGCTGCATGTTGTACCTGTGCAGTCCGAAGCTGCGGAGCCTCCAGGAGCTGCGGGACGCGGGCCTCCACCTGGCCGACCTGGCCCAGCACGACGCCACCCGCGACCTGGTTCTGCTCAACCAGCAGCGGCTGGCTGAGATGGAGCTCAGCAACCAGCTGGAGCGCAAGAAG gaggagctgaagatcCTGTCGCGGCACCTGGAGGCCGAGAAGGAGAAGACGGAGGCCCTGCTCTACGCCATGCTTCCGCGTCACGTGGCCAACCAGCTCAAAGACGGGCGGAGCGTCCGCGCAG GGGACTTCGACGTTTGCACCGTCTTGTTCAGCGACGTCGTCGCGTTCACGAGCATCTGCGCCGCCTGCGAGCCCATCGACATCGTGCGCATGCTCAACCTCATGTACTCCAAGTTCGACCGACTCACCAGCGTGCACGACATCTACAAG GTCGAGACGATCGGTGACGCGTACATGGTGGTGGGGGGCGTTCCCGTCCCCACAGACAGCCACGCCCACAGGGTGGCCAACTTCGCCCTGGGCATGAGGATAGCTGCCAAAGAGGTCCCCAACCCTGTGACGGGACAGCCCATACAG ATCCGCGTGGGCCTTCACACGGGCCCGGTGCTGGCCGGGGTGGTGGGGGAGAAGATGCCGCGCTACTGCCTCTTTGGAGACACGGTCAACACCGCCTCCAGGATGGAGAGTCACTCCGTGCCTGACCACATTCACCTCAGCGGCTCCACGTacag GGAGCTGAAGGACGCCGGGTTCCACATGCAGGAGCGCGGAGAGATCGAGGTGAAGGGCAAGGGCCTAATGACCACGTACTTCCTGTTGGGGAACCTGCTGGTGTCGGAGGACGGCATCATGGGAAAAGAGGCCGCGGAGACCCGCCTGTACGGGGACGGGCTTCGCCGGCAGAGCAGCAAAG AGGCTGTGAGGCCTGAACCAGGCCACCGGGACGCGCTCTCGGATAAAGGCGCCGCTCCGGACCCCGGGTGCCTGGACAGAACCGCGCCGCCACACGAGAGCAGCACCAGCGGCCGCATCGGACCTTCAAACGAGCCCCGGAGCTCGTTGTGTGTCCTGCTCTGA